In Patescibacteria group bacterium, the genomic stretch GCCGGAGTTAATTCAATGTTTGTCGCCTTGATGTTGAGATTCATATATTTATTTTTATTTATTTAAAATCCCAGATACTGGATCTCTTCTTCGAGTTGTATACCCAGCCGATCGCGTACTTGCTGTTTAATCAAGCTAATAAGCCCAATAACATCTCCAGCGACAGCGGTATTAATATTGACTATAAAATTGGCGTGCTTAGTAGAAATCTGCGCGCCGCCGATAATTTTTCCTTGTAAGTCCAACCGAGAAATAATATATCCGGCTGGTATCTGTCCTGACTTGGTTAAGTCGGCAAATTCTTCGTCAGTGATGTCAAGTTCTTTTTTTATCATCTCAACACTGGATTGGGTCAGTTTAACATTTTTAAAAATTGATCCGGCGCATGGCTTGTCCAATGGCTGTTTAGTTGAACGCTGCCACTGATAATCGCGCATTTGTTTTTCTGCCGTTACAACGTCTCCGCGAACCAATTTAAACGTAACGCTTAAAATAGCATAATTTTTTTCTTTAATCAGACTACCGCGATATTCGAAATGACAATTTTTAGCATCCAGCTCTGCCGCCGATTTTCCGTCAAATATTTTAACGCTTTCAACAATTTGTCCGATCTCATTACCCCAAGCACCGGCATTACCACGAACAGCTCCGCCGACTGTACCAGGGATACCAGCAAGAAATTCGGCGCCGGTCAGATCGCTCTCTAAACATTTATTTA encodes the following:
- the murB gene encoding UDP-N-acetylmuramate dehydrogenase, with the translated sequence MPTKNKIELNGVRENICLSSYTTFQIGGQAKYFFVAKSEKDIVEAINWAKQEKMNYFILGGGSNLLVSDDGFDGLIVKNENIDFFQEGTKVVAGSGLNLGFFVNKCLESDLTGAEFLAGIPGTVGGAVRGNAGAWGNEIGQIVESVKIFDGKSAAELDAKNCHFEYRGSLIKEKNYAILSVTFKLVRGDVVTAEKQMRDYQWQRSTKQPLDKPCAGSIFKNVKLTQSSVEMIKKELDITDEEFADLTKSGQIPAGYIISRLDLQGKIIGGAQISTKHANFIVNINTAVAGDVIGLISLIKQQVRDRLGIQLEEEIQYLGF